The Hemicordylus capensis ecotype Gifberg chromosome 13, rHemCap1.1.pri, whole genome shotgun sequence sequence ctgttagatgtttggacagggggcgcaatttcagtgtttgccctaggtgctattgtccctagatacgcctctgctctgcCTTTCGAGCGGGATACCTCGCTCAAcaggaggttccaaagcacaggagggccatCCCTCTGGCTCGCTGccatgccctcccttcagcagtgctctagagacattcatgcctccctcatccttccattgctaagcaagtgtCTGGGACatccgagccaattctacagctcctggCTGCTTTCAGACTCtatgcctgccatcacatatagcgctGCAATATTCTGTGCGGCAGCCACCAACATTCATGCGGTAGATCGTAGGCTGTGAGTCTGATCCATTCCAGTAccacccagctcctggctcccacacaatcatgctcccctcctcctcctttgatcTTTGCACACTGGGCGCACGagcagctctcctaccctggctgggcccTCCTCCCACCATGTTTCGGGTCACATTTACAGTCCCATGGAGTGAATTtgagggctggttctcatgactagCCTCAGTGTGGCAAGGGCATCCAGCCAGGCTTCCAAGGAACAGTTGCGTGTCCCCAAAAACcgaggaaggaggagagggatgCTAGACCTGTCTGGGAAGGATGCCAAGAGTTGCGCTTCTCCTCCGCCCTTGAGACAGTGCAGGGCTGCCTAGCACTGTCCTACCCCAATTCGGGATAGCACACAaccccttccccctgcatctCAGGCACGGAGCCTACACTCAGGCACAGAGCTAGGGAAGAGTGGGCTGGGCTCATGTTCAGCCCTCTTGCCAGCACCACCCAAAGCCAGAGGGGCCGCAGGAGCTCAGTGGCTCGTGTTCTTTGAAGCcgtctattcatttatttattatttattcctttaacatatttgtatacctcccactaCCCAAGACTCTCTAGGCGGTTGACAGCAATACTACTCAGTGAGGGCTCTGCCCCCGAGGACACTGCTGCAATTGTGCCAGGACATCTAAAACTCCACTCATGTTGAGCATGTCCTTTTGGGAGGCTTGCAAGTTCTCTTTCTTGGGCAAGAGAGTCTCATTTTTGCAACTACTAGAACAGTCTCAGTGAAGCGCGTTCCCTAACTTTTGGCCTcactttccttttctccttctttcctttgtttttctttccctaCCTCAAGCTAAGGATACCTTCAATTGCAAGACCTTTTTTGCCAAAGCTGGTCTGAACAACATATCTGATGAGAAGATAAGAAAAGCATTTGGAATTTTTGACAAGAACAAGGATGGGTTCATTGATCGAAATGAATTGAAGTGAGTAAAGGAGGCTGGAGGCGGTGGGGAGGAGGCCACACCCACAAACCGGTTGCCGGATGAAAAATAAGCATGGAACTCTTTCCTGCCCTTGGGCTGGATGGATCATGTCCAAAAGTGCACTTCTCCTCAAGGAAAGAGTCTTCCAACTATGACTATCAATATCAACACGATTTTCTAAGCATTTTGCATagcaagataaataaataagataaacacaaccccatccccaaaggactcacaatctagaaagaaacacaacagaAACTAGCAGCAGCCAATGCTGAagggatgctgcactggggttggagaaggacagttgctctcccactgctaaacatcagagaatcgccactttaaaatggGACTCTCTGTCCAATTAGTAGGAACCCGCTCATGCAAGGGATGCTTCCAACCACTGTGCAACCTCCACAcaagcaggggatggagccatagatCAGAAGTAGAtcctctgctttgcaggcagaaggttcaggTTCAGTCtccggcatctccaggaagggctgggagagcctcccacctgtgcacagaaccagctggcccggttcggttctaGGCCGGACCAGCCTTGAACCCAAATGGGCgggttcggtccagcaccccctcgaacccccccccgtTCGGCTCAGTCCCGGGGGTGGTGATGTAcaagtgccttttttaaaaaaaaggtttcagGGAGGTCGGCGGAGTCCCTGACTGAGGACTGTCAGAGGGTCCCCCCACAGGCCTTATTAATCACCTCTGTGGCCGGTTCTATAGTCCTTTTTGGCCGCCGCCATGCATGCaaaatggcctctatgagaccctgaccaggcctcacagaggccatttgtgcatgcgctgtgctacagaggcctgaaagggccaaaaaagaCTATAAAACCAGCCACAGCAGTGATTTTTAAGGCctgtgggtggaggggggaccACCACggacccctccccctgccgcctTCCGCAACCCCCCAGAAGTGGTTTAAGTTGGAATTAAACATAATAATTAAGCCTCACGAACCCCCCTGGTAAACATCTGCTCTTCTTCTCCTTAAAGTCCCCTTACAAACTGCCTTAAAAGTGCCCAAATCGTAGCTTGAActgtggttcaggcacatccctagatagTAACCTGAAGAAGACTTGGAATCACAGGGATGTTTCAGCTGGCAGGATTTGGGAGGGGGAGGCAACTGGGGTGGCATTTTGAGGAGAATTggccttgtggaagcaagcatgaattgtcccctttgctaagcagggtctgccctggtttgaatttgaaagggagactacatgtctgaccactggaaaatattcccattaagggatggggccgctctgggaagagcacctgtgtgcttgcatccagaaggtccctgtttcaattcctggcttctccaggtagggctggagaagcagcttcctatgttcctaatacactAGCCTCTTGGCCTGCTTTCTGATCATTTCTATTCCTTTTTGACAGGAAATTCCTGAAGACTTTCAGCTCCGATGCCAGAGATCTGACTGATGAGGAGACTGAGGCCTTCTTGAAAGAGTGCGACACTAATGGAGATGGCAAAATTGATTTCGATGGTAAGGAAGCTTTGATATAATGTCTGGCAAAAGTCCCTTCATTACTAAGAGAGGCAGCTGTGTTTTGGATTTCTTGTGTAGAGAAAGGGTTGCAAAGAGGACACAACTGAGGCTGCTAACAggatgcctggtgtggagaaagtggatagaaattatTAGGCTCATACACATGACCCTAAAAAAGTGGGTAGGAGGCAGTATATTCAGGGATTCATGGTTGTGAGAACCCACAGGGATTCCCCAAACCTAGATCCTAAAAACTAAGGCAACTCAGATCCTCTACCTAGTCCTTAACTGATGTAGGATAGGAATCTGAGCTCCCCTTCCTCACAGAtttgatcaggggcatagcaaggttggagtgggcccagagacatgattttaaaatgcacccccccccccccccgccgctcactgaagctcagctcatgaagtaaagaaatctcaaatgaggctgaatagtggtaacaaggAGCATAGTaaaaaattatacacacacacacccctatgtgccacaatagaacatcatctgaaattatttttttaaaggttttgtaaattgtcgacgatgcaagtcatttaatggtactgttctggtagctccaagtcttaacactcacaccaattccggaggatgaatgcaactgaaggaagcccgggcgggtgcgtggctgggggagtctgtcatgtgacttgcctctgggggggccccaaggcagtgggcccctggacaaatgtctccccttgccctagtataattacgcccctgattttgattgtgtgtgagcaTTTCTCGGGGTTTCTGGCAGCCGGTGGTCATGTTTGTAATAGAGTGCTGAGTCCACAGAGGCTGCCATCtctgaatgtgccactctgcactgCACACTCTATGATCCCTTGCTCACAATGGCTTGAATAGTGCTGGGCCCGCCTCCTGCTCCCAGAGGGCATATCTGGGGAGAAGGCTCTCCAGAGGtatctgatgggtcactgtggataagggaaagaccagtgtgccctgagaggaaggcaggaaAAGAGGAGCCCAgaccagggagctcttgtcctcggctcctgaaaagaccaacagtcTGAGAAGTTTTATTAATATTCTGTAATTTGTTTCTtttaatattctaaataataacaacaataacaacaacaacaacaggatgctgaactaggtgATTGCAGTCTGTGGGCCTGGCAGCTGCTATATGTAGTGGGAGGAAAACATTACTACAGATTGATTTTGCCTGGGTCAAAGACATCCCCAAGTCCAACCCAGTTGCACCAAATTCAGTCTGTGGTAGAATCTAGTAGCATCTCTAGATGGAACCCAGGTTTTGGCTTTAGGGGATTTTTATTGGATAATACAGCAATGCTAATAACACTTAAGGTAACTGAGCCAAAACAGAAAGaaccaaccaaaaagcaaggattAAAGAAGCACAAACAAGTAAGGTGTAAGAgttaatgaacataagaacagccctgctggatcaggcccaaggcccatctagtccagcatcctgttttgcacagtggcccaccagatgcctctggaagccacagacaggagttgagggtgtgccctctcacctgccattactcccttgcaactggtactcagaggcatcctgcctttgaggctggaggtggcccacagccctccaactagtagccattgatagacctctcctccatgaagtcatcccaacccctcttaaagccatccaggtcgttggctgccaccacatcctgtggcagagagttccacaagtggatcacgcgttgtgtgaaaaagtacttccatttgttattcctagacctcctggcaatcaatttcatgaagtgatccctggttctaatgtgtgagagggaaaagaatctctctctctccactttttccacaccatgcatgagcCTCACCATTCCTGAGCAGAGGTgtcaaaggggagggagggaggtgaaatccctcctcctctgctcctgaaacAAAGGCTGATTCTCATCCtcaaagctaggtaggaggagtaTCTGGAGCCTTGTGCATGCTCCCGGGAAAGGGACATGTGTTGGCAcgaatggagggaggaggaggggaagtgatCATGGGCTACCCACAATCCGGGGTGTGGgatgtcctgctggatcaggcccaagggccttctagtccagcatcctctttcacacagtggcccagcaccagatgcctctggggagcccacagaaaagagctgagggtgtgccctctttcCGACTGTtcttcccccacaactggtattctgaggctggaggtggacgaaagccatcagactagtagccattgataggcctgtcctccatgaatttgtccaagccctttttGAAGCCAGCTAAAGCTCGTTTTCCTAGGCTCAAGATAATGAAATCTGAAtgttttgcttttcttcttcccctctaGAGTTCAAGGCCTTGGTTGAAATATAGTGATCCGGAGGAAGACCAAGTTAATTGTACTGTAAAACTTTCTTTCTTATTGCAAGTCAACTATATGTATTCAaaacaaatctttattgttacggtcgtttgaccagcaaaacacaaagtgaaaAAGCTTTACGTAAAAGTGAGCTTTACATAAAaacgaacttggtcaaataaaataataaactgtatttatacattttatacagTGAAATGACGTTGCCAGTTGCCAGTATATTGTTCCTTACCATTAGAGAACTATGTTAACTCACACACTGTGCTCTTTGATCTTTATTATTGTCTGGTGTCGTAATTAAACAGCTCTGCCTCAGGGACAACGTGAACCTAAGGAGAAGAACCTTGAACTGTCTGCTTCATTTTGCAGTAGGTGCTATTTGAAATAATCAGTAAATGTGGGAATTCAATGAGATCTCTGGATACTTTACCTTCAAGAGTTAACTGACACCAACCTTCTTTCCAGCCAAGGTGTATGTaatgagaaaggaaaaggaagaaaaaatcaCATTGATTTTTGTTTAATGAGATTATGTAAACTGGTCTTGGCCTTAATTAACCAGCTCCATGAAATGCCTAGCTATCGTCAAACTGGTGGAAAGGTTTCATTCATACATATAAAGTCACTTCATCATCAATGAATTTCTGGGCTCATTCTTTAGTCATGAAACTTCTATTCTtccgttctttctttctttttaacatgATGCATAAATATTTGATAATCAAAAGCATGCTGGCTTTGTCATGCTTTTAACATTTAGTTTTACCTACTGAGGCCAGTAATGGTTTTTCTTCCCTGCCTTTCTGCCCAAAAATATTACACAAAGCCACTTACAAAGCTAATAAAGAAGTACACAGTAACACCAACAACTTTActgcttattagggatgtgcaaaacatttcaggtacagaatgatctgtacccaaaacgaccaattttgggtgattcagagccaaaccgaatcacccccgacgaGTTCCGATAAATTttggacccgaaacgaatcacccctgattcaggtCCGAATTTTTCGCGTGTTTTGGATCTACATTAagtgccccagaaaagtgccagccttgtcttcttcttccccctccgttttcagtttgacatctctttgaatttcccgcctttttgcctccattgatttcaatgcagaaattgctttcctttcactttaattgtaaaggtcctggggccaaaagagtggggtggcgtggtagtgcccaatgggtggaggctaccaccccaattacagagtgattgggcagagggctgatttttggtgattttttgagagttttagtgtctatggggcagattgggggcagaaagtaggatctggggcagaagggtggggtggggtggtagtgcccaatgggtggatgctaccacccaaattccagggggattgggcagagggctgatttttagtaaATTTCTGAAGTATaagcatttttaaggtttcccccctttaggtataatcacttcacgttggggggaaaggggtggcctagagtggggtggggttggtggtggtgcggggtaggggcaaggaagctacctgaattttttcaaaggatttgggcagagggctgatttttggtgatttcatttgttggagttttgttgcttctgaggtgttctgagtgtggattctgtgatagcaaatgagattttcaatgacacaccatgaattcattctcatctgctatcatagaatcgaAACCTTAAAtacatgtgaacttcaacaattcaccaaaaatcagccctctgcccaaatcctttgaaaaaattcaggtagcttccttgcccctacccggcactaccaccaaccccacaccgctctaggccacccctttccccccagcatgaagcgatacaccctccattctacctaatggggaaaaaccttaaaaacgcgtaaacttcagaaattcaccaaaaatcagccctctgcccaatcactctgcaattggggtggtagcctccacccattaggcaacaccacaccaccccactcttctggcccagatcccactttctgcccccgatctgccccaaagacactaaaatttcaaaaattaaccaaaaatcagccctttgcccaatccccctgaaaattgggtggtagcctccacccattgggcactaccattcaACCGCActattttggccccaggaccagTTTTtttatccaaattgattcggattcagattcagattaattcgggtccgaaccgaatcaggggtgatttgggtgggCAAAATTcaggaacagaacaggggtgttttggttcggatccgaactgaaacaccgaaaatccaaattgcacacacCTACTGCTTATCTAGTAAAAATAGGGTGGTAACGGTATCAGGTTTTTGGCCATAGTTTTTGATTCTGTTATCcgcatattttgcatgtttctgaCACTATATactatttaagggttttgtaaaaatatggccttatagtagatGTTCTCTTTCTATTGGGTATATAAAATTGGAAattggctacagtcattgaaaaagtggttaCATGCCTGATTCCAGTACCCCTGGAattatgaacaacaacaacaacttgattTGCTAGCcacaccataacaaattgttctctgggcggctcaaaACAATCCTCTTtcaaacatggggtgggggcagcctgCCTTTCCGGGAAATTCCTTCCTCCACCACCTAAACACCAATGCCCAGCTTCTCTTGGGGCCCAGAGGAAGATGGAGGCCACATCAGCCCCATTAACAAATGCCTGCTATGACCCAGGCCTGGAGAAAGCAGAGCCATCACTAGACCCTGTAGCAGGGCCCAACACTGGGCCAGAGCctgaaaggaggagagctggtcttgctgtgGTGAGCacggattgccccctttgctcagcagcatctaccttggtttacatttggatgggagaccacatgtgagcactgtaagatattcccctcaggggatgtggtCATACGTTCCATGGTGAGTtccatctgatttgcatgcagaatgtccctggTTGAATTCTTAGCCTCCACATGTAGGGCTGTTggagactctggcctgaaaccttggagagcaaccCCTCCCACACCTTTGCACTCCCCGCTATCTACATGCCAGAGCTGGCAACAGGCTACGGAGGATTGGATGGGTGGAGGAGGGTTGCCAGACTCCAGGCCAGAAATCTGCCCCCTTAAGGCTTCCACTTTGCAGACGTGGCggcaaagcccaggagcagccatgTGAGCTCAGAGGTACTTAACAGCTCCATCTGCTTCTGATGGCTGTTATTTATCCCTTAACTTATCCCTCGGAGCACTCCGTGGTGCTGCAATTTCCCTGGTCAAGCCTAGACTTGCAGGctcaagccaagcctggtttTCCTGGTCAAGCCAAGACCCAGCCAGCCAAGCCAGTTGCCAAGGAATGCTACCTCTTATGAGCACATTGGGACTGACCTGCCACCCTACCATGAGTGAACTTGATAAAATTCAGTTCTCAGACGAAATGAATATCTTTCCCAAGTGGAGTGTAAAATGCTTCTATAAAACGGAATCACACCAAAGAATCTTCATGGGACTACATATATAAAATACCAAATGTTGAATTGTAACTGCACCAGATATCACCAAATCCAGTTCTCTGATGAAGTAAATGTCCTTCCCAGGTGGAGTGCCAAATGGAATATGGTTGATATGGATGCCTAGAGCGTCTGTCCCCTGAGTgaatcctccagtgcactgcgctcagcacagagtgcattgtgggattctcggaGGCCGGGACGATGAGGCTTGCTCTTGCCAGCGCTGGTCATGTGGTCACCTGTGGGAAGGTAGAGTTGAACCCTACATTAAAAACTTTATTAATTTTTTCTCCATTGATCAACTTCAGCTTTTAGTTGGATAGTATCTGCAGTCAGGGCTAGGAGCCTTCACTGCCTTCCGGTTTCAGCACCAGAGTCCTGGATCATAGCAAAAGGTCTCCCCATGTCCCTCCAGAGTCAGAGAGGGCATGTTCAGCGGCTGAGTGCAAGCTCGCAGCTACAGAATGGGCTGACTTCGGGCCAGGAGAAGTACAGGGAGTTCCTTCTCAAATGCTGACATACTTTTGGCTGGGCAGATCTCCAGCTCGCCTCCAACATGTCTTTAACTCCCATTGGTGTcggggaagctgcaagcagccaatgGGCTTTAACCACGAACCAATTAAGACAATGAATTTGGAGCGGAACTTGTTTCATGCTTGGGAGGTGGTGGGTGGTACCAAGACAGAGCTATAGGGAAGGGGGCACAGGAGACGCCAAGTGCATTTGAGGAGGCGGATggaagcaagtatccaggtcgtctgagccaattctacagctccttgctactctctctgactctaagcctgccatcacatatagcatcgccaggtactgtgcggctgcaATCGGCATTCGTCAGCAGATAACAGGCAGTGAACCCtgtcagccttaatctgactctcgttgactctgggcaggccctgcaattgctcacgcGCCTCCCTTTTTACTCTTCCTTATAACTAATTAAAGATCCAAGGACAAGATACGGCCCCATTTGGTGGTCACAGAACGGCTAAGTTCCACTTGTCTGCTCAGGCAGTGACCACCACACATACCCTAGGATCTCCCGGGCTTTGTGGCCCCTGTTTGAGAATGCCACTCGCTCATCACTTGCTTGTCCATCTTTCATCTCCGCTAACGgtgtttccctcctccctgtagCTCTTGCAGGTATGGCTCTTGCAGGGATCCTGTCCGAGGCAGATATCGCGGCTGGCCTGAAAAGCTGTGAAGGTAAGTCCTATCTTTAAAAGACTTCTGTGTACCTCCCCATCCTGCAAGGGGAAtgtttgtttgtgtgtctgtTTATATTCCCCCTCCAAGTTCTTTGAAGTTAGAAATCAAGTGGTTGTCTTaatttcagagtcctgttcctctTCGGCAAATACAGGGTTAGccggtcatcttaaattcaaagtcgtCTTCTATTTTAGTAAATGTGGCCTTTGTGACTTTCTTTGTCCTCCTCCACTCCCCAGTCCTACTCCTGATTGTACAGCATAAGTGCATCGGAAACGGTCATATACATTTAATTTAAGTATAATGCATATATTAAAGAGAGAGGGATTGAGCGGCAGATTCTTCCCTACAGTAGAGTTGGAAACATCTCTTCGTTTGGTCTGAGcttgcagccaccttgctgaagcgaaGGAGGCTCAAGTCTGCTTGGGGGTCgttaaaacaaaatgaagaaa is a genomic window containing:
- the LOC128336610 gene encoding parvalbumin beta-like encodes the protein MSLVEFLVSPAHASTALAGILSEADIAAGLKSCEAKDTFNCKTFFAKAGLNNISDEKIRKAFGIFDKNKDGFIDRNELKKFLKTFSSDARDLTDEETEAFLKECDTNGDGKIDFDEFKALVEI